Within Ipomoea triloba cultivar NCNSP0323 chromosome 9, ASM357664v1, the genomic segment gtcaaaaggttgaattttcAACCCTAATGACCCCACGCCCCGGCCCGACAGAGCATCATGTAAATCATagtaactcagctgaacacagaGACTACACATTTGCTTATTGCGCACAAGAAGCCCTTTCACTTTGAGAGATTACTCTACACTGTTGTTGGTGAAACTCAATACTtagtctttcttcccaaacatcACGCAACAATATTGTTATTTgtatgttttaatataactaatatTTAAAAGGCATGGCTAAATCTTCATTTACACTTTCTATTTCAATAATCAATaccatatatttttaaaataaaagctaGATCCCAACCGTCCTCCTCTAACTATTCACgacttataaaataataaacccCACCATCTTAAGATATagtaatttaaatcaaatttgtaaagTTTGATTTGGGTATATGTAATGTTGAGTGTGATCATACACAAATTCCTATATGAATAGAAAATCCTCAAGTTGATTAAACAGTAATTAAGGCACAGCTCCCCCTATATTTTCAAACATCGATCATTGCTACTTTTTCATATATTATTGCGCAGCGATATTCACATCATATCCAATGGAGATTCAAGGTTGGCCCTTTGAGAATTTCATCTTTTTCTTGATTATTATCGTCTCAATCTTTGTTCTCTATCTACTGAGGATAAAGCTCTTGTACTGCAGCTGCGATGTGTGCAACGCGTACATGTCAACGAGTTGGTATGCAAAGTACAACAATTTATGCGATTGGTACACTCATCTTCTCCGAAACTCGCCGACGAAAACCATACATATCCACGTTCTTCAGAACACCATAACGGCTAACCCGGAAAACGTGGAGTATATGTTGAAGGGCAGATTCGAGAATTACCCCAAGGGGAAAGCGTTCTCGGCGATCTTGGGGGATTTTCTTGGGCAGGGAATATTCAACGTGGACGGAGATTCGTGGCGGTTTCAGAGGAAGATAGCGAGTATGGAGCTGGGGAGGAGCTCCGTGCTATCGTACGCGTTTGAAGTGATTCACACGGAGATCGAGCGCCGCCTTTTACCGGTCCTGGCTGAGAAGGAAGTGAAAGACAGCGTGGTGGATTTCCAGGATGTTTTTAGGAGATTCTCTTTTGATTGTATTTGTAGATTCTCGTTCGGGTTGGATCCTAAATGTCTGGAATCTCTGATGCCGTTGTCGGAATTCGCGGTGTCGTTTCACTTGGCGTCGAAGCTGTCGGCGGAGAGGGCCATGAGCGCGTCGCCGGTTGTGTGGAAGATCAAGCGGTTTCTGAACATAGGGAGCGAGAAGGAGCTGAGAAAATCGATCGAGATGATTAATTTGCTCGCGATGGAGGTGATTAAACAACGGCGTAAGATACTAGGAACCAGCGAAGATGAAAACCACAAGGATCTTCTGTCGAGATTTATGGGGAGCATAGCGGACGAGACTTATTTGAGAGATATAGTGATCAGTTTCCTCCTGGCGGGGCGCGACACCGTGGCGTCCGCCTTGACTAGTTTCTTCTGGCTGATCGGAAAACACCCGGAAGCGGCGGAGGCCATTCTCGCCGAGGCGGATAGGGTGATCGGAAAAAACGGAGATCCGGCGAGCTGTGAGGAAATGGGGGAGCATAATTACCTGCAAGCGGCGGTGTACGAGAGCATGCGGCTTTTCCCGCCTATCCAATTCGACTCCAAGTTTTGCGTGGAGGACGACGTGTTGCCGGACGGGACGGCGGTGAAGAGGGGGACTAGGGTTACGTATCATCCTTATGCAATGGGGAGAATGGAGGGGATATGGGGCTCCGATTGCCTGGAATTTAAGCCGGAGAGATGGCTCAAAGATGGGGTTTTCTTCCAAGAAAACCCTTTCAAGTACCCGGTTTTTCAAGCCggacttagggtgtgtttgggaAAGGAAATGGCCCTTCTCGAGGTTAAGAGCGTAGCGCTGTCAGTCCTCCGCCGGTTTCGCATCCACTTGGCTCAGCCCCACCACACCCCCCGCTTCTCCCCCGGCCTCACCGCCACTTTCCGCGACGGCTTGCCGGTTTTCATCCAACAAAGGTGCCCGTCCCGCCCTTAATGGGTAACACTACATACTTCTGTGACACTGTCTCATGGATCACAGATCTCAATCTCTGAGACTGtgtcacacaagtttttgtcgcTCATAATTAGCACCAATCTTATATAGTAGCAACATCCAACCCTAAACTACATAAACTTCCCTATATCATATCGATCCATCCATCATAATTACTGTATGTAATGTGCTACTAGCTTTTTTCTTGGCCAATGTCAGTTTTTCATGGCGAATTAGAGCAGTTTGGTGATCCGATCCATATCAAGAGCCAAGAGCCAAGCCACTGCGGCTTATATGTTCATTACTActgcaattattttttttgtctttttggaTGGCCAAGCTAAGCTGGGGGgtttccattttcatttttatttttaatttgttttcacaTATATGCATGTACAAAACATTTGGCTATGAAGAAGCAGCTAGCTAGCTAACTTAGCTGGTGATGACCTGGTGTTTTTACAACCTTAATTTCTCCGAATACGTGCTTTTAATGCACGGTCTAGTCTGCATCGACACCTTTATTTCTTGAATTGATAGCTACTTAGCTTGTTCGCAATACTGTACTATTGTGTATCTGAAAttctatatatgtatttatgtgaatatatagccAAATATGAATGTAATTCGCACTGAATATTATTACTCTCTTTCTCTTCAGCAATTTTTTCCTTACTGCACCAGCTGCATGCTCAATAGTTATTGCATGGtccgtggtccacacagctgtgcgTTCCACGGTCCAAACACCATCATTTTGAGTAATTGTTTTTCACACGATCCattgcaatatacatttttataactcataatgtacattattctaaagcataatacacattattttaactcataaaaaacattattctaacatataaagtacattattctaactcataaaatttaacGAAGTCGATTTTGTGTGTACCAATAATTTGGTGCTGCTGCTGCTTGGTCACTAATGGTGAAACTGTTTTTGTTTGATCCAATCTACTCAATCATTATCAAACTCTATTATTTCACAACTGTGGtcatatattttatcttaaaatttaaaaaaatagaaaaaatatatatataaaaatgtatgaaatttacaaatatttatataaaactGTCGCTGGTGACATAGGTAGAGATCAGATTTTATCAAATGCAGAGTATTTTGATCATACCAACTAGGTTGAAAACAATAACTACATGTAacaaaattgtgtattttttaaaattttgcaaaaaCATATTGcggtaaaaattattataaatatactatcGGACAGTTGTTTTGAGTTTTCctcataaaaattattataaatatatacacatacatatttaCACACAAAATCTAGTGTACAACATTTTCAATGGCGTGTTTCACATTGTAAAAAAGAGACTCACTCATTGAAGTTACTGTGTCTTTCCTATCATTTCATTTGACATACAATTCAATATGGTAATATCAATAGGGGGCTTCTATTTAAGGTTTATGATGTGATACCATATGGCATATCACAGACTAGGAAATACATATAAAGTTGCTAAAAAAGCTAAGCCCTATTTCCATATGGTGttgcatatattattatttactcaAGAAAGTTATATATCATTGTACATGCATACCACGTGATACACAAAAGTGATGAATTTCTAATGTTGAATTGATGtctattattaaaattataaaaatgtataaaaataatttgagaaaataataacaaataaataaagaatattaCAAGTCACCGAATCCAATTCATATTACATTGAAATGATTAATGATTGTTGTAATTTTCTATTTACATTGGGAAGATTCTATTTAaattgaaaagagaaaaaaatcgtgtgtatatatatatatatatgtgtgtgtgtgtgtgtgtttgtttaCATTATTGAATATTGCAtctgatttatttatttgtgatgaattttaatttgtaaatgcaGTTCACATTTATGTGTATTGGTTGGTCATAATAGGATAAAGTTACAAGtacacaatttttacaaaaatcatTCATCATCCGACATGACAATAAAActccttttatttattagttacaGTGAATTGATTAATTCTACCATGCCTTAAAAACATGAACCTAGCTACTTACTAATTAAgtacaaatc encodes:
- the LOC116030118 gene encoding cytochrome P450 94C1-like, with translation MEIQGWPFENFIFFLIIIVSIFVLYLLRIKLLYCSCDVCNAYMSTSWYAKYNNLCDWYTHLLRNSPTKTIHIHVLQNTITANPENVEYMLKGRFENYPKGKAFSAILGDFLGQGIFNVDGDSWRFQRKIASMELGRSSVLSYAFEVIHTEIERRLLPVLAEKEVKDSVVDFQDVFRRFSFDCICRFSFGLDPKCLESLMPLSEFAVSFHLASKLSAERAMSASPVVWKIKRFLNIGSEKELRKSIEMINLLAMEVIKQRRKILGTSEDENHKDLLSRFMGSIADETYLRDIVISFLLAGRDTVASALTSFFWLIGKHPEAAEAILAEADRVIGKNGDPASCEEMGEHNYLQAAVYESMRLFPPIQFDSKFCVEDDVLPDGTAVKRGTRVTYHPYAMGRMEGIWGSDCLEFKPERWLKDGVFFQENPFKYPVFQAGLRVCLGKEMALLEVKSVALSVLRRFRIHLAQPHHTPRFSPGLTATFRDGLPVFIQQRCPSRP